A genomic segment from Dechloromonas denitrificans encodes:
- a CDS encoding EAL domain-containing protein: MRWKLVLASVLVEVVMLAMLVWNGLRLMDETLQKQSQVRLQEISVLLNASLGPALASQDYAPIADVFRQSRRSDGIQYFLLTDPQGKVLLADGWDLETPPPPEQPEINLGTQEKRFDTRIPITLSGQIYGQLHFGVSTSFLHEARQHLGRQSLSIAALEILLSIALLSALAIWLTRHLRRLQQASEAVGKGQFNFNLNIESNDEVGQLASTFNQMTQKIEQQLKALRNSEARFKSLLNLSTDHYWEQDSDFRFSVPPSGSLNNKFQHVAEWLRGQQRWELKTTLTAEQWTAHRAQLEAHESFRRLEYGLYFPDGSLRYFQVHGEPFFDNAGAFAGYRGTANDITQRKLAEDSLRLSASVFAEAHEGIIITAPNWQIIDLNPMASELTGFGRSELLGQDLRLQYVDDDTRRFQDEIAQTLHEQGHWRGEVTGTRKGGSHFPEQLTASAVRNLAGETTNYIFIFSDSTALKEHQAKLEAMAHYDSLTRLPNRALLADRMQQSLQQAKRMNELLAVAYLDLDGFKPVNDNFGHDAGDALLIEVANRLRSTVRSGDTVARLGGDEFALLLRADDFGECEAALLRVLGALSSEYRIKGQNILISASIGVTLYPNDTSEPDVLLRHADQAMYVAKQAGRNRYHFFDADLDHKMRSEHAQISRIQSALLAEEFVLFYQPKVDMRNGRITGAEALIRWQHPEQGLLPPGEFLPLIDNTETIVTLGDWVIEQALKQMAIWQKMGLTVPISVNIAARQFQAETFVARLKELLSLYRHVPPSWLELEIVETAALDDIIEVSNIIRSCEALGVSFALDDFGTGYSSLTYFKRLPARTLKIDQSFIRDMLADPEDLAIVEGIIGLAKAFQRTVIAEGVETAAHGCRLMQMGCYHAQGYGIARPMPANQLPGWIENFRPDPSWIEQVR; the protein is encoded by the coding sequence ATGCGCTGGAAACTCGTGCTGGCGAGCGTGCTCGTCGAAGTTGTCATGCTTGCCATGCTTGTCTGGAACGGCCTGAGGCTGATGGACGAAACCCTGCAAAAGCAATCGCAGGTTCGTCTTCAGGAAATTTCCGTACTACTCAATGCATCGCTCGGGCCGGCGCTGGCCAGCCAGGACTATGCGCCGATTGCCGATGTATTCCGCCAGAGTCGGCGGAGCGATGGCATCCAGTATTTTCTGCTGACCGACCCCCAAGGCAAGGTGCTGCTCGCCGATGGCTGGGACCTCGAAACACCGCCGCCCCCGGAACAGCCAGAAATCAATCTCGGCACACAGGAAAAACGCTTTGACACGCGCATTCCGATCACCCTTTCCGGGCAGATCTACGGCCAGCTACATTTCGGCGTCTCGACCAGCTTCCTGCACGAAGCCAGGCAGCACCTTGGCCGGCAAAGCCTGAGTATTGCCGCCCTCGAAATCCTGCTCTCGATCGCCCTGCTTTCGGCGCTGGCCATCTGGCTGACCCGCCACCTGCGGCGCTTGCAGCAAGCCAGCGAAGCGGTGGGCAAAGGCCAGTTCAACTTCAACCTCAATATCGAATCAAACGACGAAGTCGGCCAACTGGCCAGCACCTTCAACCAGATGACCCAGAAAATCGAGCAGCAGCTGAAGGCGCTTCGCAATTCGGAAGCCCGCTTCAAAAGCCTGCTCAACCTGTCTACCGACCACTACTGGGAACAGGACAGCGATTTCCGTTTTTCAGTCCCTCCTTCAGGCAGCCTGAACAACAAGTTCCAGCATGTTGCCGAATGGCTGCGCGGGCAGCAGCGCTGGGAACTCAAGACCACGCTGACCGCCGAACAATGGACCGCCCACCGGGCCCAACTTGAAGCTCACGAATCGTTCCGCCGCCTGGAATACGGCCTCTATTTCCCGGACGGTTCATTACGCTACTTCCAGGTCCACGGCGAGCCCTTCTTCGATAACGCCGGCGCCTTTGCCGGCTACCGCGGTACGGCTAACGACATCACCCAGCGCAAACTGGCAGAAGACTCATTACGACTTTCGGCCAGCGTTTTTGCCGAAGCACACGAAGGCATCATCATCACCGCCCCGAACTGGCAGATCATCGATCTGAATCCGATGGCCAGCGAGTTGACCGGATTCGGTCGCAGCGAGCTACTCGGCCAGGATTTGCGTCTGCAATATGTTGACGATGACACCCGACGTTTCCAGGATGAGATCGCGCAGACACTGCACGAACAAGGGCACTGGCGGGGCGAAGTCACCGGCACACGAAAGGGAGGCAGCCACTTTCCGGAACAGCTCACGGCCAGCGCCGTGCGTAATCTTGCGGGCGAAACCACCAACTACATATTCATTTTCTCCGACAGCACGGCACTCAAGGAGCACCAGGCAAAACTGGAGGCAATGGCTCATTACGACAGCCTGACCCGCCTGCCCAATCGTGCCCTGCTGGCAGACCGGATGCAGCAATCACTGCAGCAGGCCAAGCGAATGAATGAACTTCTGGCTGTTGCTTATCTTGACCTCGACGGATTCAAGCCGGTCAATGACAATTTTGGCCACGATGCAGGCGACGCCCTGTTAATCGAAGTGGCCAACCGTTTGCGCAGTACGGTACGCAGCGGCGATACGGTAGCTCGCCTGGGTGGCGACGAATTTGCACTGCTGTTGCGCGCCGATGATTTTGGCGAATGCGAAGCTGCCTTGCTTCGGGTACTCGGGGCACTTTCCAGTGAATATCGCATCAAGGGCCAGAACATTCTGATCTCGGCCAGCATCGGCGTCACACTCTATCCCAATGACACTTCCGAACCCGATGTCCTGCTACGCCATGCCGACCAGGCAATGTATGTGGCCAAACAGGCTGGCAGGAACCGTTACCATTTCTTCGATGCCGACCTTGACCACAAGATGCGCTCGGAGCACGCACAAATTTCGCGCATCCAGTCGGCACTTCTGGCCGAAGAGTTTGTACTGTTCTACCAACCCAAGGTAGACATGCGAAACGGTCGGATAACAGGGGCAGAAGCATTGATCCGCTGGCAACATCCCGAGCAGGGCTTGCTTCCACCTGGCGAATTCCTGCCCTTGATCGATAACACCGAAACAATCGTCACTCTGGGCGACTGGGTGATTGAGCAAGCCCTCAAACAAATGGCGATATGGCAAAAAATGGGGCTCACGGTTCCGATCAGCGTCAATATTGCCGCCCGACAATTCCAGGCAGAAACATTTGTTGCCCGCCTGAAGGAACTGCTCAGCCTTTACCGTCACGTTCCCCCCTCCTGGCTGGAACTGGAAATTGTCGAAACAGCCGCGCTGGATGACATCATCGAAGTCAGCAACATCATTCGAAGCTGTGAGGCACTCGGCGTCTCCTTTGCGCTCGACGATTTCGGCACAGGCTACTCATCGCTGACCTACTTCAAGCGCCTGCCCGCACGAACCCTCAAGATCGACCAATCCTTCATTCGCGACATGCTGGCCGACCCGGAAGATCTGGCCATTGTCGAAGGCATCATCGGTTTAGCCAAAGCCTTCCAGCGCACAGTCATTGCAGAAGGTGTAGAAACTGCGGCACACGGTTGCCGCCTCATGCAAATGGGCTGCTACCACGCCCAAGGCTACGGTATCGCCCGCCCCATGCCTGCCAATCAATTACCGGGCTGGATTGAAAACTTCAGGCCAGACCCATCATGGATCGAACAGGTACGCTGA
- a CDS encoding patatin-like phospholipase family protein, giving the protein MDRTGTLNRDRTALILTGGGARAAYQAGFLLAVAKLSSNRRHNPFPILCGTSAGAINAAGIACLADNFGKAASRLANIWRNMHAGDIYRADPLGIGASGARWLSMLAFGWIVQNPPRSLLDNAPLRELLSRHLDFKGIDRAIAKGALHAVSISASGYESGESISFFQAHPSAEPWERIQRHGLRAELGVEHLLASSAIPFIFPATRIHREYFGDGSMRQLAPISPAIHLGAERILVVGAGRKNEHQERRHVETHPSLAQIAGHALSSIFLDGLAVDIERMQRINNTLSKIPADVRQTAGISLRPIKTLVISPSERLDRIAAEHATALPWAVKALLTGIGAMNRRGGALTSYLLFEKPYTRALIDLGYADTMARSTEVGDFLEL; this is encoded by the coding sequence ATGGATCGAACAGGTACGCTGAACAGGGACAGGACCGCCCTCATTTTAACCGGCGGCGGGGCCCGGGCTGCCTATCAGGCCGGCTTCCTGCTCGCAGTCGCAAAACTATCGAGCAACCGGCGACACAATCCTTTTCCCATTCTTTGCGGAACATCGGCTGGTGCAATCAATGCAGCAGGGATTGCCTGCCTGGCTGACAATTTCGGCAAAGCAGCCTCACGGCTCGCCAACATCTGGCGCAACATGCATGCTGGCGATATTTATCGGGCAGACCCTCTCGGGATTGGCGCTTCGGGAGCTCGCTGGCTATCCATGCTCGCCTTTGGCTGGATCGTTCAAAATCCGCCACGTTCGCTGCTCGACAATGCACCACTCCGGGAACTACTGAGCCGACACCTCGACTTCAAGGGAATCGACCGAGCCATCGCCAAAGGAGCCCTCCACGCCGTCAGCATCTCGGCCTCCGGCTACGAGTCAGGCGAAAGCATCAGCTTTTTTCAGGCGCACCCTTCGGCCGAGCCTTGGGAACGAATCCAGCGACACGGATTGCGCGCAGAACTGGGCGTCGAACACCTTCTTGCATCCAGTGCCATCCCTTTCATTTTCCCTGCCACACGCATTCACCGGGAGTATTTCGGTGACGGCTCGATGCGCCAACTAGCGCCTATCTCACCCGCAATCCATCTTGGCGCAGAACGTATTCTGGTCGTTGGCGCGGGAAGAAAAAACGAACATCAGGAGCGACGACACGTTGAAACACACCCCTCGCTTGCCCAAATTGCCGGCCATGCACTTTCCAGTATTTTCCTGGATGGATTGGCCGTTGATATTGAGCGCATGCAGCGAATCAACAACACCCTGTCGAAAATTCCAGCCGACGTACGCCAAACCGCGGGGATCAGCCTGCGTCCGATCAAAACTTTGGTGATTTCGCCCTCCGAACGGCTTGATCGCATTGCCGCCGAACACGCAACCGCACTCCCGTGGGCCGTCAAGGCTCTGCTGACCGGTATCGGAGCAATGAACCGACGTGGCGGCGCCCTGACCAGCTACCTGCTATTTGAGAAGCCTTATACACGGGCGTTGATCGACCTGGGATACGCCGACACCATGGCCCGCAGTACGGAAGTCGGCGATTTTCTGGAGCTCTGA
- a CDS encoding type II toxin-antitoxin system HicB family antitoxin, producing the protein MQTIITPSPVNQPAPYRIKYEVYPEDGMFVARCLDIDVTSDGATDAEAVANLREAIQLYFERNAEAMTAQAAEESTDQEVSGD; encoded by the coding sequence ATGCAGACCATCATTACGCCTTCTCCCGTGAACCAACCTGCTCCCTACAGAATCAAGTACGAGGTTTATCCTGAAGACGGGATGTTTGTTGCTCGTTGTCTGGATATTGATGTAACCAGCGATGGGGCTACGGATGCAGAGGCAGTGGCCAATTTGCGCGAGGCGATTCAGCTGTATTTTGAGCGTAATGCCGAAGCCATGACCGCGCAGGCAGCAGAGGAATCGACTGATCAGGAAGTTTCAGGCGACTAG
- a CDS encoding integrase, giving the protein MASIRFRTNKWQCRIQRQGFPALSKAFETKEDAQRWARGIERSMDLGEYEVAETTTTTLTDLIDRYLKEVTPTKRGAFQEKYRLGVIKADKVATMNIKTITSADVAAFRDRRLTTVKPITARHDLCAMSAVFEHARLEWSYPITNPVRGIRKPSIGQGRDRRLNGNEEERLLVTFQNCRSSWIKPLFQFSIETACRRSEALKLKWADVDLGKRIAVLRGTKNGDNRVIPLSGKAVQVLSALPRDLKGNVFPVPMPTVRSAFEHACKRAEIENLRWHDLRHEAVSRLHERGLSTVEVAAISGHKTLACLARYSHMKVERLAEKLA; this is encoded by the coding sequence ATGGCATCAATCAGATTTAGAACCAACAAATGGCAGTGCCGCATACAACGGCAAGGCTTCCCTGCGCTCTCCAAGGCATTTGAGACAAAGGAGGATGCTCAGCGATGGGCACGAGGTATCGAACGCTCAATGGATCTTGGCGAGTATGAAGTTGCCGAGACCACCACAACCACCCTTACCGACCTAATCGATCGATACCTGAAAGAAGTCACTCCGACGAAACGAGGTGCATTTCAAGAAAAGTATCGTCTCGGCGTCATCAAGGCCGACAAGGTAGCCACAATGAACATCAAAACCATCACATCAGCAGACGTGGCAGCATTTCGTGATCGTCGTCTGACCACGGTAAAACCCATTACGGCAAGACATGATCTATGCGCCATGTCAGCAGTCTTTGAACATGCCCGGCTGGAATGGTCGTATCCGATCACCAACCCAGTCAGGGGAATTCGTAAGCCATCTATAGGACAAGGCAGAGATCGCAGACTGAATGGCAACGAAGAAGAAAGACTACTGGTCACATTCCAAAACTGCCGTAGCAGTTGGATCAAGCCCCTGTTCCAGTTCTCCATCGAAACCGCTTGCCGGAGAAGTGAAGCACTGAAGCTGAAATGGGCAGATGTTGATCTTGGCAAACGAATTGCGGTTCTCCGTGGCACCAAGAATGGCGACAACCGAGTGATCCCTCTGTCCGGAAAGGCGGTGCAAGTTCTATCTGCACTACCTAGGGATCTAAAAGGCAATGTCTTCCCTGTACCGATGCCGACAGTCCGTAGTGCATTTGAACATGCTTGCAAACGTGCCGAAATTGAAAATCTGAGGTGGCATGATCTACGGCATGAGGCTGTCAGCCGCTTGCACGAACGTGGATTGAGTACGGTCGAGGTAGCTGCAATTTCCGGCCACAAGACATTGGCTTGCCTCGCACGGTATAGCCACATGAAAGTTGAGCGACTGGCTGAAAAGCTGGCCTGA
- a CDS encoding ribosomal protein L7/L12: MNRFGKPLIIIGAITLLVALNMDVSVESGYGRVNNIGLMADRSKYLLLGALLVVAGLFVNFKNSENQSTDNTSNSDEIKCPFCAELIKKDAKLCKHCKSTIPEAQTPIPTINIAPNQDTNPTQVLGSEPPPAKSPPLVSPKVNRSEFNRSFTEEFSTPLNFDEIRTILANELSNSIKGFQKDSLLYFQGKSIYAEATLSHIDGKKWFVKIDYLEEMSTWSSIGILLVAIVISAITNSYTAFGLLLIIGPIIIILRAIFSSRLNTKTIKISIESFKKSLQENSIPIAGRPRSHIELTSSDTYALKLVTTGNHEKEVKAAIREILELGINDTNDLIKNQPCIIASGLSASEITTIKYKLMKAGASVEIENC, encoded by the coding sequence ATGAATAGATTTGGAAAACCTTTGATAATAATAGGAGCAATTACTCTCCTTGTGGCATTAAATATGGATGTATCCGTTGAAAGTGGATACGGTCGAGTCAATAATATTGGTCTAATGGCAGACCGCAGCAAGTACCTTCTATTAGGTGCACTATTGGTCGTTGCCGGTCTATTTGTAAATTTCAAGAACAGCGAAAACCAATCGACAGACAACACTTCCAATTCAGACGAAATAAAATGCCCGTTTTGTGCGGAGCTTATCAAAAAAGATGCAAAGCTTTGCAAGCATTGCAAAAGCACAATCCCCGAAGCTCAAACTCCCATTCCTACCATCAACATTGCTCCCAACCAAGACACTAATCCAACACAAGTGCTGGGGTCAGAGCCACCTCCAGCCAAATCACCCCCACTAGTATCGCCAAAAGTCAATAGATCCGAATTCAACAGATCATTTACAGAAGAATTTAGTACCCCATTAAATTTTGACGAAATTCGAACAATCCTAGCGAATGAGTTGAGCAATTCAATCAAAGGATTCCAGAAAGATAGTCTGCTATATTTTCAAGGTAAATCGATTTACGCAGAGGCAACCCTGTCACATATAGATGGAAAAAAATGGTTTGTAAAAATAGACTATCTTGAGGAAATGAGCACTTGGTCATCAATCGGAATTTTACTTGTAGCAATCGTCATATCTGCAATCACCAACAGCTACACAGCGTTCGGGTTATTATTAATAATTGGTCCAATCATAATAATACTTCGAGCAATCTTCAGCAGCAGATTAAATACAAAAACGATAAAAATCTCCATCGAATCGTTTAAGAAATCACTTCAAGAAAACTCTATTCCAATCGCAGGAAGACCAAGATCACATATTGAACTCACCTCTTCCGACACCTATGCCCTTAAACTTGTAACAACCGGAAACCATGAGAAAGAAGTCAAGGCAGCCATCCGGGAAATCCTAGAACTTGGAATTAACGACACAAACGATTTGATAAAGAACCAACCTTGCATAATAGCCTCCGGCCTATCGGCGTCTGAAATAACAACCATCAAATATAAATTAATGAAAGCAGGAGCATCTGTAGAAATCGAAAAC